A single Oncorhynchus tshawytscha isolate Ot180627B linkage group LG01, Otsh_v2.0, whole genome shotgun sequence DNA region contains:
- the LOC112237436 gene encoding AP-3 complex subunit delta-1 isoform X2: MALKIVKGSIDRMFDKNLQDLVRGIRNHKEDEAKYISTCIDEIKQELKQDNIAVKSNAVCKLTYLQMLGYDVSWAAFNIVEVMSSSKFTYKRIGYLAASQCFHESTDVIMLTTNQIRKDLSSPNQYDTGVALTGLSCFVTPDLARDLANDIMTLMSHTKPYIRKKAVLIMYKVFLKYPESLRPAFPRMKEKLEDPDPGVQSAAVNVICELARRNPKNYLSLAPLFFKLMTSSTNNWVLIKIIKLFGALTPLEPRLGKKLIEPLTNLIHSTSAMSLLYECVNTVIAVLISLSSGMPNHSASIQLCVQKLRILIEDSDQNLKYLGLLAMSKILKTHPKSVQSHKDLILQCLDDKDESIRLRALDLLYGMVSKKNLMEIVKKLMLHVDKAEGTTYRDELLTKIIDICSQSNYQYITNFEWYISILVELTRLEGTRHGHLIASQMLDVAIRVKAIRAFAVAQMATLLDNAHLLTGNTQHSGICEVLYAAAWICGEFSEHLEDPMATLEAMLRPKVATLPGHIQAVYVQNAAKLFSTVLCGQEGAPADSKVAQETSQLLIDRLPVFVQSDNLEVQERASCILQLVKYIQKLQQKDVEVAEEVTALFAGELNPVAPKAQKKVPVPEGLDLDAWINEPPSGSESEDEGRKTKGKAVFAREESRHTKPRYTEVDEKELAKRREVRKAEQANNPFYIKASPSSQKVYQEAVGVEHIPVVQIDLSVPLKVPDQYVKLEEERRQKNKADRKKDKKKRREKGRQRRGDSGPESEEDITPAHMVDIVTEEMPENALPSDDDDKDPNDPHKALNIDLDKPLADSEKKLPVRTHRPDEVLKSPIEDAEGLEVTSEPKKKSGKEKKDKERKKGKEKKKKKKHKQEEGEDLMEAGSEEPVQSKVTNDVAAQPPASTPEASDLDFWLSNAPVPSDPQEAAAVTDAPPASTPDAASGVAAVVPDSETKSSKHKKKQKKEKDKKKKHHHHHHSDGAREESVQNGTVEDEEPLPPMSNYALLAENSYIKMMKQDADEVCDIQGNLHDGSQVVVSVIFENKCDSFIKSMEFNVMDSLNSKLQRPEGAGPHDSLTVPFHLPPGISSEARFIFSVQSIVMPQKLKGTLTFIVKTEDSSTHEKLDFKLHFTCTSYLITTPCYSDAYAKLLESGDLKGSSLKLEGINQPFHHLLARICFHHHFSVVERIDSCASMYSRSIQGHHVCLLVKTADQTVSIDAKCDEPGLLRNVLDEIKLTFSQC, translated from the exons ATGGCGTTGAAGATTGTTAAAGGGAGCATCGATCGGATGTTCGATAAAAACCTTCAAGATTTAGTACGTGGCATTAGGAATCACAAGGAAGATGAG GCTAAATACATCTCCACCTGCATCGACGAGATCAAGCAGGAGCTCAAGCAGGACAATATTGCTGTCAAGTCCAATGCCGTCTGCAAGCTCACCTAC TTGCAGATGCTGGGCTATGACGTCAGCTGGGCTGCATTCAACATTGTGGAAGTCATGAGCTCCTCCAAATTCACATACAAG AGAATTGGTTACCTGGCCGCCTCCCAGTGCTTTCATGAGAGCACTGATGTAATCATGCTGACAACCAATCAGATCCGAAAG GATCTGAGCAGTCCTAACCAGTACGACACCGGCGTGGCTCTCACTGGCCTCTCCTGCTTCGTGACCCCTGACCTGGCTCGGGATCTGGCCAATGACATCATGACTCTG aTGTCCCACACAAAGCCTTATATCAGGAAGAAGGCAGTCCTGATCATGTACAAGGTGTTCCTGAAGTACCCGGAGTCTCTGCGCCCAGCTTTCCCCAGGATGAAGGAGAAACTGGAAGATCCTGACCCTG GGGTCCAGTCAGCGGCTGTTAATGTCATCTGTGAGCTGGCCAGGAGGAACCCTAAGAACTACCTTTCTCTGGCCCCGCTTTTCTTCAAGCTCATGACCTCCTCCACCAACAACTGGGTCCTCATCAAGATCATCAAGCTG TTTGGTGCCCTCACACCCCTGGAGCCTCGTTTGGGGAAGAAGCTGATAGAACCCTTAACAAACCTCATCCACAG TACCTCTGCTATGTCACTTCTATATGAATGTGTCAACACTGTGATAGCAG TGTTGATTTCCCTGTCCTCTGGGATGCCAAATCACAGTGCTAGTATTCAG ctctgtgtCCAGAAACTGCGAATCCTGATTGAAGACTCGGACCAGAACT TGAAGTACCTGGGCCTGCTGGCCATGTCCAAGATACTGAAGACTCATCCCAAGTCTGTCCAGTCCCACAAGGACCTCATCCTCCAATGTCTGGATGACAAGGACGAGTCCATCCGCCTGAGGGCTCTAGACCTGCTCTACGGCATG GTGTCCAAGAAGAACCTGATGGAGATAGTGAAGAAGCTGATGCTGCACGTGGACAAAGCCGAGGGAACCACTTACAGAGATGAGCTGCTCACCAAGATCATTGACATCTGCAGCCAGAGCAACTACCAGTACATCACCAACTTTGAATG GTACATCAGTATCCTGGTGGAGCTGACCCGTCTAGAGGGCACGCGGCACGGCCACCTCATCGCCTCCCAGATGCTGGACGTTGCCATCCGGGTGAAAGCCATCCGAGCCTTCGCCGTGGCCCAGATGGCTACTCTGCTGGACAACGCCCACCTGCTGACCGGCAACACACAGCACAGTGGCATCTGTGAGGTGCTCTACGCCGCCGCCTGGATCTGTGGAGAGTTCTCAGA ACACCTGGAGGACCCCATGGCGACTCTGGAGGCCATGCTGCGTCCCAAGGTGGCCACCCTGCCGGGCCACATCCAGGCCGTGTACGTGCAGAACGCTGCCAAGCTGTTTTCTACGGTGCTGTGCGGCCAGGAGGGGGCGCCAGCGGACAGCAAGGTGGCCCAGGAGACCAGCCAGCTGCTCATTGACAGGCTTCCTGTGTTTGTCCAGAGTGACAACCTGGAGGTGCAGGAGAGG GCCTCCTGCATCCTGCAACTGGTGAAGTACATCCAGAAGCTGCAGCAGAAGGACGTGGAGGTGGCTGAGGAGGTGACAGCTCTGTTTGCTGGAGAGCTCAACCCTGTGGCCCCCAAGGCACAGAAGAAAGTGCCTGTTCCTGAAGG TCTGGACCTGGATGCGTGGATCAACGAGCCTCCGTCTGGGAGTGAGTCTGAGGATGAGGGTAGGAAGACCAAGGGCAAGGCTGTGTTTGCCAGGGAGGAGTCCAGACACACCAAGCCACGCTACACTGAAGTGGACGAGAAGGAACTGGCTAAG AGGAGAGAAGTAAGGAAGGCAGAGCAGGCCAACAACCCCTTCTACATCAAGGCCTCCCCGTCCTCTCAGAAG GTATACCAGGAGGCTGTTGGTGTGGAGCACATTCCAGTGGTGCAGATTGACCTCAGTGTGCCTCTCAAAGTCCCAG ACCAGTATGTGAAGCTGGAAGAGGAGCGTCGGCAGAAAAACAAGGCAGACAGGAAGAAGgacaagaagaagaggagggagaagggccGGCAGAGGAGGGGGGACTCGGGCCCAGAGAGTGAGGAGGACATCACCCCCGCACACATGGTGGACATCGTCACTGAAGAGATGCCAGAG AATGCCTTGCCCAGTGATGACGATGACAAAGATCCCAACGACCCCCACAAAGCTTTGAACATCGACCTGGACAA GCCCCTGGCAGACAGCGAGAAGAAGCTGCCAGTTAGGACACACCGTCCCGATGAGGTTCTCAAGAGCCCCATAGAGGACGCGGAGGGGTTGGAGGTCACTTCAGAGCCCAAGAAGAAGAGCGGGAAGGAAAAGaaggacaaggagaggaag AAGggtaaagagaagaagaagaagaagaaacacaaacaagaggaaggggaggatctTATGGAGGCTGGGTCAGAGGAGCCTGTCCAATCAAAAGTGACCAACGATGTGGCAGCCCAGCCTCCTGCCTCCACACCAGAG GCTTCGGATCTGGATTTCTGGCTCTCAAATGCTCCAGTGCCCTCTGACCCTCAG gAGGCCGCAGCAGTAACAGACGCTCCCCCTGCATCCACTCCTGACGCTGCATCTGGTGTGGCTGCCGTGGTCCCAGACTCTGAGACT AAATCCTCCAAGCATAAGAAGAAGCAGAAAAAGGAGAAGGACAAGAAAAAGaagcaccatcatcatcaccatagcGATGGAGCCAGAGAGGAGTCTGTGCAGAACGGCACGGTGGAGGACGAGGAGCCTCTGCCA CCCATGTCCAATTACGCCCTGCTGGCTGAGAACTCCTACATCAAGATG ATGAAGCAGGATGCTGATGAG gTGTGTGACATCCAGGGGAACCTGCATGATGGTAGCCAGGTGGTGGTCTCTGTCATCTTTGAAAATAAGTGTGACAGTTTCATCAAGTCCATGGAGTTCAATGTGATGGACTCTCTCAACTCCAAGCTGCAGCGGCCTGAGGGAGCCGGCCCACATGACAGCCTCACCGTGCCCTTCCATCTGCCCCCCG GGATCTCTAGTGAGGCACGGTTCATCTTCTCAGTGCAGAGCATTGTGATGCCTCAGAAACTGAAGGGAACCCTCACCTTCATAGTCAAG ACTGAGGATTCCTCCACTCACGAGAAACTAGACTTTAAACTGCACTTTACCTGCACCTCATACCTGATCACCACTCCCTGCTACAG TGACGCGTATGCTAAGCTGTTGGAGTCAGGGGACCTCAAGGGAAGCTCTCTGAAGCTGGAGGGAATCAACCAGCCTTTCCACCATCTACTGGCTAGGATCTGCTTCCACCACCACTTCTCTG
- the LOC112237436 gene encoding AP-3 complex subunit delta-1 isoform X3: MALKIVKGSIDRMFDKNLQDLVRGIRNHKEDEAKYISTCIDEIKQELKQDNIAVKSNAVCKLTYLQMLGYDVSWAAFNIVEVMSSSKFTYKRIGYLAASQCFHESTDVIMLTTNQIRKDLSSPNQYDTGVALTGLSCFVTPDLARDLANDIMTLMSHTKPYIRKKAVLIMYKVFLKYPESLRPAFPRMKEKLEDPDPGVQSAAVNVICELARRNPKNYLSLAPLFFKLMTSSTNNWVLIKIIKLFGALTPLEPRLGKKLIEPLTNLIHSTSAMSLLYECVNTVIAVLISLSSGMPNHSASIQLCVQKLRILIEDSDQNLKYLGLLAMSKILKTHPKSVQSHKDLILQCLDDKDESIRLRALDLLYGMVSKKNLMEIVKKLMLHVDKAEGTTYRDELLTKIIDICSQSNYQYITNFEWYISILVELTRLEGTRHGHLIASQMLDVAIRVKAIRAFAVAQMATLLDNAHLLTGNTQHSGICEVLYAAAWICGEFSEHLEDPMATLEAMLRPKVATLPGHIQAVYVQNAAKLFSTVLCGQEGAPADSKVAQETSQLLIDRLPVFVQSDNLEVQERASCILQLVKYIQKLQQKDVEVAEEVTALFAGELNPVAPKAQKKVPVPEGLDLDAWINEPPSGSESEDEGRKTKGKAVFAREESRHTKPRYTEVDEKELAKRREVRKAEQANNPFYIKASPSSQKVYQEAVGVEHIPVVQIDLSVPLKVPGMPMSDQYVKLEEERRQKNKADRKKDKKKRREKGRQRRGDSGPESEEDITPAHMVDIVTEEMPENALPSDDDDKDPNDPHKALNIDLDKPLADSEKKLPVRTHRPDEVLKSPIEDAEGLEVTSEPKKKSGKEKKDKERKKGKEKKKKKKHKQEEGEDLMEAGSEEPVQSKVTNDVAAQPPASTPEASDLDFWLSNAPVPSDPQEAAAVTDAPPASTPDAASGVAAVVPDSETKSSKHKKKQKKEKDKKKKHHHHHHSDGAREESVQNGTVEDEEPLPPMSNYALLAENSYIKMVCDIQGNLHDGSQVVVSVIFENKCDSFIKSMEFNVMDSLNSKLQRPEGAGPHDSLTVPFHLPPGISSEARFIFSVQSIVMPQKLKGTLTFIVKTEDSSTHEKLDFKLHFTCTSYLITTPCYSDAYAKLLESGDLKGSSLKLEGINQPFHHLLARICFHHHFSVVERIDSCASMYSRSIQGHHVCLLVKTADQTVSIDAKCDEPGLLRNVLDEIKLTFSQC, translated from the exons ATGGCGTTGAAGATTGTTAAAGGGAGCATCGATCGGATGTTCGATAAAAACCTTCAAGATTTAGTACGTGGCATTAGGAATCACAAGGAAGATGAG GCTAAATACATCTCCACCTGCATCGACGAGATCAAGCAGGAGCTCAAGCAGGACAATATTGCTGTCAAGTCCAATGCCGTCTGCAAGCTCACCTAC TTGCAGATGCTGGGCTATGACGTCAGCTGGGCTGCATTCAACATTGTGGAAGTCATGAGCTCCTCCAAATTCACATACAAG AGAATTGGTTACCTGGCCGCCTCCCAGTGCTTTCATGAGAGCACTGATGTAATCATGCTGACAACCAATCAGATCCGAAAG GATCTGAGCAGTCCTAACCAGTACGACACCGGCGTGGCTCTCACTGGCCTCTCCTGCTTCGTGACCCCTGACCTGGCTCGGGATCTGGCCAATGACATCATGACTCTG aTGTCCCACACAAAGCCTTATATCAGGAAGAAGGCAGTCCTGATCATGTACAAGGTGTTCCTGAAGTACCCGGAGTCTCTGCGCCCAGCTTTCCCCAGGATGAAGGAGAAACTGGAAGATCCTGACCCTG GGGTCCAGTCAGCGGCTGTTAATGTCATCTGTGAGCTGGCCAGGAGGAACCCTAAGAACTACCTTTCTCTGGCCCCGCTTTTCTTCAAGCTCATGACCTCCTCCACCAACAACTGGGTCCTCATCAAGATCATCAAGCTG TTTGGTGCCCTCACACCCCTGGAGCCTCGTTTGGGGAAGAAGCTGATAGAACCCTTAACAAACCTCATCCACAG TACCTCTGCTATGTCACTTCTATATGAATGTGTCAACACTGTGATAGCAG TGTTGATTTCCCTGTCCTCTGGGATGCCAAATCACAGTGCTAGTATTCAG ctctgtgtCCAGAAACTGCGAATCCTGATTGAAGACTCGGACCAGAACT TGAAGTACCTGGGCCTGCTGGCCATGTCCAAGATACTGAAGACTCATCCCAAGTCTGTCCAGTCCCACAAGGACCTCATCCTCCAATGTCTGGATGACAAGGACGAGTCCATCCGCCTGAGGGCTCTAGACCTGCTCTACGGCATG GTGTCCAAGAAGAACCTGATGGAGATAGTGAAGAAGCTGATGCTGCACGTGGACAAAGCCGAGGGAACCACTTACAGAGATGAGCTGCTCACCAAGATCATTGACATCTGCAGCCAGAGCAACTACCAGTACATCACCAACTTTGAATG GTACATCAGTATCCTGGTGGAGCTGACCCGTCTAGAGGGCACGCGGCACGGCCACCTCATCGCCTCCCAGATGCTGGACGTTGCCATCCGGGTGAAAGCCATCCGAGCCTTCGCCGTGGCCCAGATGGCTACTCTGCTGGACAACGCCCACCTGCTGACCGGCAACACACAGCACAGTGGCATCTGTGAGGTGCTCTACGCCGCCGCCTGGATCTGTGGAGAGTTCTCAGA ACACCTGGAGGACCCCATGGCGACTCTGGAGGCCATGCTGCGTCCCAAGGTGGCCACCCTGCCGGGCCACATCCAGGCCGTGTACGTGCAGAACGCTGCCAAGCTGTTTTCTACGGTGCTGTGCGGCCAGGAGGGGGCGCCAGCGGACAGCAAGGTGGCCCAGGAGACCAGCCAGCTGCTCATTGACAGGCTTCCTGTGTTTGTCCAGAGTGACAACCTGGAGGTGCAGGAGAGG GCCTCCTGCATCCTGCAACTGGTGAAGTACATCCAGAAGCTGCAGCAGAAGGACGTGGAGGTGGCTGAGGAGGTGACAGCTCTGTTTGCTGGAGAGCTCAACCCTGTGGCCCCCAAGGCACAGAAGAAAGTGCCTGTTCCTGAAGG TCTGGACCTGGATGCGTGGATCAACGAGCCTCCGTCTGGGAGTGAGTCTGAGGATGAGGGTAGGAAGACCAAGGGCAAGGCTGTGTTTGCCAGGGAGGAGTCCAGACACACCAAGCCACGCTACACTGAAGTGGACGAGAAGGAACTGGCTAAG AGGAGAGAAGTAAGGAAGGCAGAGCAGGCCAACAACCCCTTCTACATCAAGGCCTCCCCGTCCTCTCAGAAG GTATACCAGGAGGCTGTTGGTGTGGAGCACATTCCAGTGGTGCAGATTGACCTCAGTGTGCCTCTCAAAGTCCCAG GGATGCCAATGTCAGACCAGTATGTGAAGCTGGAAGAGGAGCGTCGGCAGAAAAACAAGGCAGACAGGAAGAAGgacaagaagaagaggagggagaagggccGGCAGAGGAGGGGGGACTCGGGCCCAGAGAGTGAGGAGGACATCACCCCCGCACACATGGTGGACATCGTCACTGAAGAGATGCCAGAG AATGCCTTGCCCAGTGATGACGATGACAAAGATCCCAACGACCCCCACAAAGCTTTGAACATCGACCTGGACAA GCCCCTGGCAGACAGCGAGAAGAAGCTGCCAGTTAGGACACACCGTCCCGATGAGGTTCTCAAGAGCCCCATAGAGGACGCGGAGGGGTTGGAGGTCACTTCAGAGCCCAAGAAGAAGAGCGGGAAGGAAAAGaaggacaaggagaggaag AAGggtaaagagaagaagaagaagaagaaacacaaacaagaggaaggggaggatctTATGGAGGCTGGGTCAGAGGAGCCTGTCCAATCAAAAGTGACCAACGATGTGGCAGCCCAGCCTCCTGCCTCCACACCAGAG GCTTCGGATCTGGATTTCTGGCTCTCAAATGCTCCAGTGCCCTCTGACCCTCAG gAGGCCGCAGCAGTAACAGACGCTCCCCCTGCATCCACTCCTGACGCTGCATCTGGTGTGGCTGCCGTGGTCCCAGACTCTGAGACT AAATCCTCCAAGCATAAGAAGAAGCAGAAAAAGGAGAAGGACAAGAAAAAGaagcaccatcatcatcaccatagcGATGGAGCCAGAGAGGAGTCTGTGCAGAACGGCACGGTGGAGGACGAGGAGCCTCTGCCA CCCATGTCCAATTACGCCCTGCTGGCTGAGAACTCCTACATCAAGATG gTGTGTGACATCCAGGGGAACCTGCATGATGGTAGCCAGGTGGTGGTCTCTGTCATCTTTGAAAATAAGTGTGACAGTTTCATCAAGTCCATGGAGTTCAATGTGATGGACTCTCTCAACTCCAAGCTGCAGCGGCCTGAGGGAGCCGGCCCACATGACAGCCTCACCGTGCCCTTCCATCTGCCCCCCG GGATCTCTAGTGAGGCACGGTTCATCTTCTCAGTGCAGAGCATTGTGATGCCTCAGAAACTGAAGGGAACCCTCACCTTCATAGTCAAG ACTGAGGATTCCTCCACTCACGAGAAACTAGACTTTAAACTGCACTTTACCTGCACCTCATACCTGATCACCACTCCCTGCTACAG TGACGCGTATGCTAAGCTGTTGGAGTCAGGGGACCTCAAGGGAAGCTCTCTGAAGCTGGAGGGAATCAACCAGCCTTTCCACCATCTACTGGCTAGGATCTGCTTCCACCACCACTTCTCTG
- the LOC112237436 gene encoding AP-3 complex subunit delta-1 isoform X1, whose translation MALKIVKGSIDRMFDKNLQDLVRGIRNHKEDEAKYISTCIDEIKQELKQDNIAVKSNAVCKLTYLQMLGYDVSWAAFNIVEVMSSSKFTYKRIGYLAASQCFHESTDVIMLTTNQIRKDLSSPNQYDTGVALTGLSCFVTPDLARDLANDIMTLMSHTKPYIRKKAVLIMYKVFLKYPESLRPAFPRMKEKLEDPDPGVQSAAVNVICELARRNPKNYLSLAPLFFKLMTSSTNNWVLIKIIKLFGALTPLEPRLGKKLIEPLTNLIHSTSAMSLLYECVNTVIAVLISLSSGMPNHSASIQLCVQKLRILIEDSDQNLKYLGLLAMSKILKTHPKSVQSHKDLILQCLDDKDESIRLRALDLLYGMVSKKNLMEIVKKLMLHVDKAEGTTYRDELLTKIIDICSQSNYQYITNFEWYISILVELTRLEGTRHGHLIASQMLDVAIRVKAIRAFAVAQMATLLDNAHLLTGNTQHSGICEVLYAAAWICGEFSEHLEDPMATLEAMLRPKVATLPGHIQAVYVQNAAKLFSTVLCGQEGAPADSKVAQETSQLLIDRLPVFVQSDNLEVQERASCILQLVKYIQKLQQKDVEVAEEVTALFAGELNPVAPKAQKKVPVPEGLDLDAWINEPPSGSESEDEGRKTKGKAVFAREESRHTKPRYTEVDEKELAKRREVRKAEQANNPFYIKASPSSQKVYQEAVGVEHIPVVQIDLSVPLKVPGMPMSDQYVKLEEERRQKNKADRKKDKKKRREKGRQRRGDSGPESEEDITPAHMVDIVTEEMPENALPSDDDDKDPNDPHKALNIDLDKPLADSEKKLPVRTHRPDEVLKSPIEDAEGLEVTSEPKKKSGKEKKDKERKKGKEKKKKKKHKQEEGEDLMEAGSEEPVQSKVTNDVAAQPPASTPEASDLDFWLSNAPVPSDPQEAAAVTDAPPASTPDAASGVAAVVPDSETKSSKHKKKQKKEKDKKKKHHHHHHSDGAREESVQNGTVEDEEPLPPMSNYALLAENSYIKMMKQDADEVCDIQGNLHDGSQVVVSVIFENKCDSFIKSMEFNVMDSLNSKLQRPEGAGPHDSLTVPFHLPPGISSEARFIFSVQSIVMPQKLKGTLTFIVKTEDSSTHEKLDFKLHFTCTSYLITTPCYSDAYAKLLESGDLKGSSLKLEGINQPFHHLLARICFHHHFSVVERIDSCASMYSRSIQGHHVCLLVKTADQTVSIDAKCDEPGLLRNVLDEIKLTFSQC comes from the exons ATGGCGTTGAAGATTGTTAAAGGGAGCATCGATCGGATGTTCGATAAAAACCTTCAAGATTTAGTACGTGGCATTAGGAATCACAAGGAAGATGAG GCTAAATACATCTCCACCTGCATCGACGAGATCAAGCAGGAGCTCAAGCAGGACAATATTGCTGTCAAGTCCAATGCCGTCTGCAAGCTCACCTAC TTGCAGATGCTGGGCTATGACGTCAGCTGGGCTGCATTCAACATTGTGGAAGTCATGAGCTCCTCCAAATTCACATACAAG AGAATTGGTTACCTGGCCGCCTCCCAGTGCTTTCATGAGAGCACTGATGTAATCATGCTGACAACCAATCAGATCCGAAAG GATCTGAGCAGTCCTAACCAGTACGACACCGGCGTGGCTCTCACTGGCCTCTCCTGCTTCGTGACCCCTGACCTGGCTCGGGATCTGGCCAATGACATCATGACTCTG aTGTCCCACACAAAGCCTTATATCAGGAAGAAGGCAGTCCTGATCATGTACAAGGTGTTCCTGAAGTACCCGGAGTCTCTGCGCCCAGCTTTCCCCAGGATGAAGGAGAAACTGGAAGATCCTGACCCTG GGGTCCAGTCAGCGGCTGTTAATGTCATCTGTGAGCTGGCCAGGAGGAACCCTAAGAACTACCTTTCTCTGGCCCCGCTTTTCTTCAAGCTCATGACCTCCTCCACCAACAACTGGGTCCTCATCAAGATCATCAAGCTG TTTGGTGCCCTCACACCCCTGGAGCCTCGTTTGGGGAAGAAGCTGATAGAACCCTTAACAAACCTCATCCACAG TACCTCTGCTATGTCACTTCTATATGAATGTGTCAACACTGTGATAGCAG TGTTGATTTCCCTGTCCTCTGGGATGCCAAATCACAGTGCTAGTATTCAG ctctgtgtCCAGAAACTGCGAATCCTGATTGAAGACTCGGACCAGAACT TGAAGTACCTGGGCCTGCTGGCCATGTCCAAGATACTGAAGACTCATCCCAAGTCTGTCCAGTCCCACAAGGACCTCATCCTCCAATGTCTGGATGACAAGGACGAGTCCATCCGCCTGAGGGCTCTAGACCTGCTCTACGGCATG GTGTCCAAGAAGAACCTGATGGAGATAGTGAAGAAGCTGATGCTGCACGTGGACAAAGCCGAGGGAACCACTTACAGAGATGAGCTGCTCACCAAGATCATTGACATCTGCAGCCAGAGCAACTACCAGTACATCACCAACTTTGAATG GTACATCAGTATCCTGGTGGAGCTGACCCGTCTAGAGGGCACGCGGCACGGCCACCTCATCGCCTCCCAGATGCTGGACGTTGCCATCCGGGTGAAAGCCATCCGAGCCTTCGCCGTGGCCCAGATGGCTACTCTGCTGGACAACGCCCACCTGCTGACCGGCAACACACAGCACAGTGGCATCTGTGAGGTGCTCTACGCCGCCGCCTGGATCTGTGGAGAGTTCTCAGA ACACCTGGAGGACCCCATGGCGACTCTGGAGGCCATGCTGCGTCCCAAGGTGGCCACCCTGCCGGGCCACATCCAGGCCGTGTACGTGCAGAACGCTGCCAAGCTGTTTTCTACGGTGCTGTGCGGCCAGGAGGGGGCGCCAGCGGACAGCAAGGTGGCCCAGGAGACCAGCCAGCTGCTCATTGACAGGCTTCCTGTGTTTGTCCAGAGTGACAACCTGGAGGTGCAGGAGAGG GCCTCCTGCATCCTGCAACTGGTGAAGTACATCCAGAAGCTGCAGCAGAAGGACGTGGAGGTGGCTGAGGAGGTGACAGCTCTGTTTGCTGGAGAGCTCAACCCTGTGGCCCCCAAGGCACAGAAGAAAGTGCCTGTTCCTGAAGG TCTGGACCTGGATGCGTGGATCAACGAGCCTCCGTCTGGGAGTGAGTCTGAGGATGAGGGTAGGAAGACCAAGGGCAAGGCTGTGTTTGCCAGGGAGGAGTCCAGACACACCAAGCCACGCTACACTGAAGTGGACGAGAAGGAACTGGCTAAG AGGAGAGAAGTAAGGAAGGCAGAGCAGGCCAACAACCCCTTCTACATCAAGGCCTCCCCGTCCTCTCAGAAG GTATACCAGGAGGCTGTTGGTGTGGAGCACATTCCAGTGGTGCAGATTGACCTCAGTGTGCCTCTCAAAGTCCCAG GGATGCCAATGTCAGACCAGTATGTGAAGCTGGAAGAGGAGCGTCGGCAGAAAAACAAGGCAGACAGGAAGAAGgacaagaagaagaggagggagaagggccGGCAGAGGAGGGGGGACTCGGGCCCAGAGAGTGAGGAGGACATCACCCCCGCACACATGGTGGACATCGTCACTGAAGAGATGCCAGAG AATGCCTTGCCCAGTGATGACGATGACAAAGATCCCAACGACCCCCACAAAGCTTTGAACATCGACCTGGACAA GCCCCTGGCAGACAGCGAGAAGAAGCTGCCAGTTAGGACACACCGTCCCGATGAGGTTCTCAAGAGCCCCATAGAGGACGCGGAGGGGTTGGAGGTCACTTCAGAGCCCAAGAAGAAGAGCGGGAAGGAAAAGaaggacaaggagaggaag AAGggtaaagagaagaagaagaagaagaaacacaaacaagaggaaggggaggatctTATGGAGGCTGGGTCAGAGGAGCCTGTCCAATCAAAAGTGACCAACGATGTGGCAGCCCAGCCTCCTGCCTCCACACCAGAG GCTTCGGATCTGGATTTCTGGCTCTCAAATGCTCCAGTGCCCTCTGACCCTCAG gAGGCCGCAGCAGTAACAGACGCTCCCCCTGCATCCACTCCTGACGCTGCATCTGGTGTGGCTGCCGTGGTCCCAGACTCTGAGACT AAATCCTCCAAGCATAAGAAGAAGCAGAAAAAGGAGAAGGACAAGAAAAAGaagcaccatcatcatcaccatagcGATGGAGCCAGAGAGGAGTCTGTGCAGAACGGCACGGTGGAGGACGAGGAGCCTCTGCCA CCCATGTCCAATTACGCCCTGCTGGCTGAGAACTCCTACATCAAGATG ATGAAGCAGGATGCTGATGAG gTGTGTGACATCCAGGGGAACCTGCATGATGGTAGCCAGGTGGTGGTCTCTGTCATCTTTGAAAATAAGTGTGACAGTTTCATCAAGTCCATGGAGTTCAATGTGATGGACTCTCTCAACTCCAAGCTGCAGCGGCCTGAGGGAGCCGGCCCACATGACAGCCTCACCGTGCCCTTCCATCTGCCCCCCG GGATCTCTAGTGAGGCACGGTTCATCTTCTCAGTGCAGAGCATTGTGATGCCTCAGAAACTGAAGGGAACCCTCACCTTCATAGTCAAG ACTGAGGATTCCTCCACTCACGAGAAACTAGACTTTAAACTGCACTTTACCTGCACCTCATACCTGATCACCACTCCCTGCTACAG TGACGCGTATGCTAAGCTGTTGGAGTCAGGGGACCTCAAGGGAAGCTCTCTGAAGCTGGAGGGAATCAACCAGCCTTTCCACCATCTACTGGCTAGGATCTGCTTCCACCACCACTTCTCTG